In Triticum urartu cultivar G1812 chromosome 6, Tu2.1, whole genome shotgun sequence, the following proteins share a genomic window:
- the LOC125512744 gene encoding uncharacterized protein LOC125512744 isoform X2, with product MSARAGPDPNSEKSVAWPDLWGSLERAGALATELAAAAEERARLARRLEAALEVRRESVRQGAALDELSRQLERRRARVDELAVARRRAAEGVEWCKEQMQAQIEWVLPLSRALAAAHRQVQEAKELKSAEKARLGDLQRLLRTRQQSMVAQVAALYPVRVFRDLPTAENHHSRTNVFIRTTTTGSMPTRPSSSPWRTTRTPQAQSALAAASTTTTSSSPTRSMMASGPLSPSAAAAAAPSTAWVGLVGSASLFPISG from the exons ATGAGCGCCAGGGCCGGGCCGGATCCCAACTCCGAGAAGTCGGTCGCATGGCCGGACCTCTGGGGAAGCCTCGAGCGGGCCGGCGCCCTCGCCACGGAGCTCGCCGCCGCGGCGGAGGAACGGGCACGCCTAGCGCGCCGCCTCGAGGCCGCGCTCGAG gTGAGGAGGGAGTCGGTGCGGCAGGGCGCGGCGCTGGACGAGCTGAGCCGGCAGCTGGAGCGGCGACGGGCGCGCGTGGACGAGCTCGCTGTCGCCAGGCGGAGGGCCGCCGAGGGCGTGGAATGGTGCAAGGAGCAGATGCAGGCGCAGATCGAGTGGGTGCTGCCGCTCTCCAGGGCCCTCGCCGCCGCGCACCGCCAAGTGCAG GAAGCCAAAGAGTTGAAATCCGCGGAGAAGGCGCGGCTTGGGGATCTGCAGAGGCTGCTCAGGACGAGGCAGCAGTCCATGGTAGCCCAGGTCGCCGCCCTGTACCCTGTCAGGGTCTTCCGAGACCTGCCGACTGCAGAGAACCACCATTCCCGTACCAATG TTTTTATCAGAACCACGACCACTGGCTCAATGCCGACCCGGCCGTCGTCATCACCTTGGAGGACGACGAGGACGCCGCAGGCGCAGTCGGCCTTGGCAGCGGCTTCCACCACTACCACGTCATCGTCACCTACCAGGTCCATGATGGCGTCTGGTCCGTTGAGTCCTTCTGCAGCCGCTGCCGCTGCTCCTTCCACAGCTTGGGTGGGACTCGTCGGATCGGCCTCCTTATTTCCCATTTCAG GGTAG
- the LOC125512744 gene encoding uncharacterized protein LOC125512744 isoform X1, which translates to MSARAGPDPNSEKSVAWPDLWGSLERAGALATELAAAAEERARLARRLEAALEVRRESVRQGAALDELSRQLERRRARVDELAVARRRAAEGVEWCKEQMQAQIEWVLPLSRALAAAHRQVQEAKELKSAEKARLGDLQRLLRTRQQSMVAQVAALYPVRVFRDLPTAENHHSRTNVFIRTTTTGSMPTRPSSSPWRTTRTPQAQSALAAASTTTTSSSPTRSMMASGPLSPSAAAAAAPSTAWVGLVGSASLFPISGSTSFLLESTI; encoded by the exons ATGAGCGCCAGGGCCGGGCCGGATCCCAACTCCGAGAAGTCGGTCGCATGGCCGGACCTCTGGGGAAGCCTCGAGCGGGCCGGCGCCCTCGCCACGGAGCTCGCCGCCGCGGCGGAGGAACGGGCACGCCTAGCGCGCCGCCTCGAGGCCGCGCTCGAG gTGAGGAGGGAGTCGGTGCGGCAGGGCGCGGCGCTGGACGAGCTGAGCCGGCAGCTGGAGCGGCGACGGGCGCGCGTGGACGAGCTCGCTGTCGCCAGGCGGAGGGCCGCCGAGGGCGTGGAATGGTGCAAGGAGCAGATGCAGGCGCAGATCGAGTGGGTGCTGCCGCTCTCCAGGGCCCTCGCCGCCGCGCACCGCCAAGTGCAG GAAGCCAAAGAGTTGAAATCCGCGGAGAAGGCGCGGCTTGGGGATCTGCAGAGGCTGCTCAGGACGAGGCAGCAGTCCATGGTAGCCCAGGTCGCCGCCCTGTACCCTGTCAGGGTCTTCCGAGACCTGCCGACTGCAGAGAACCACCATTCCCGTACCAATG TTTTTATCAGAACCACGACCACTGGCTCAATGCCGACCCGGCCGTCGTCATCACCTTGGAGGACGACGAGGACGCCGCAGGCGCAGTCGGCCTTGGCAGCGGCTTCCACCACTACCACGTCATCGTCACCTACCAGGTCCATGATGGCGTCTGGTCCGTTGAGTCCTTCTGCAGCCGCTGCCGCTGCTCCTTCCACAGCTTGGGTGGGACTCGTCGGATCGGCCTCCTTATTTCCCATTTCAGGTAGTACATCCTTCTTGCTCGAATCTACTATTTGA
- the LOC125512744 gene encoding uncharacterized protein LOC125512744 isoform X3, with protein sequence MSARAGPDPNSEKSVAWPDLWGSLERAGALATELAAAAEERARLARRLEAALEVRRESVRQGAALDELSRQLERRRARVDELAVARRRAAEGVEWCKEQMQAQIEWVLPLSRALAAAHRQVQEAKELKSAEKARLGDLQRLLRTRQQSMVAQVAALYPVRVFRDLPTAENHHSRTNVIAKNDRDEIQRQE encoded by the exons ATGAGCGCCAGGGCCGGGCCGGATCCCAACTCCGAGAAGTCGGTCGCATGGCCGGACCTCTGGGGAAGCCTCGAGCGGGCCGGCGCCCTCGCCACGGAGCTCGCCGCCGCGGCGGAGGAACGGGCACGCCTAGCGCGCCGCCTCGAGGCCGCGCTCGAG gTGAGGAGGGAGTCGGTGCGGCAGGGCGCGGCGCTGGACGAGCTGAGCCGGCAGCTGGAGCGGCGACGGGCGCGCGTGGACGAGCTCGCTGTCGCCAGGCGGAGGGCCGCCGAGGGCGTGGAATGGTGCAAGGAGCAGATGCAGGCGCAGATCGAGTGGGTGCTGCCGCTCTCCAGGGCCCTCGCCGCCGCGCACCGCCAAGTGCAG GAAGCCAAAGAGTTGAAATCCGCGGAGAAGGCGCGGCTTGGGGATCTGCAGAGGCTGCTCAGGACGAGGCAGCAGTCCATGGTAGCCCAGGTCGCCGCCCTGTACCCTGTCAGGGTCTTCCGAGACCTGCCGACTGCAGAGAACCACCATTCCCGTACCAATG TGATTGCTAAAAATGACAGGGATGAGATCCAGCGCCAAGAATGA